A single region of the Sulfitobacter geojensis genome encodes:
- the gpt gene encoding xanthine phosphoribosyltransferase, with translation MSDTRLPHEKGFHISWDQIHRDSRALAWRLDGKGPDAGAWKAVVAITRGGMAPAMIVARELDIRTVDTISVVSYHSGGGKADDRREAKVLKSPDPEIMGDGTGILIVDDLVDSGKTLELVRKLYPKAHFATVYAKPEGEPQVDTFITGVSQDTWIFFPWDMALQYVEPYRGKD, from the coding sequence ATGTCCGACACGCGCCTGCCCCACGAAAAAGGCTTCCACATCTCATGGGACCAAATCCACCGCGACAGCCGCGCCCTAGCGTGGCGCCTTGACGGCAAAGGCCCTGACGCAGGCGCATGGAAAGCCGTGGTTGCGATTACGCGCGGTGGCATGGCCCCCGCAATGATCGTGGCCCGCGAACTCGACATCCGCACCGTTGATACCATCTCGGTGGTCTCCTACCATTCGGGCGGCGGCAAGGCAGATGACCGACGCGAAGCCAAAGTCCTGAAATCTCCCGATCCCGAAATCATGGGCGATGGCACCGGCATCCTGATCGTCGACGATCTGGTCGACAGCGGCAAAACCCTCGAACTGGTGCGCAAACTCTACCCGAAGGCCCATTTCGCGACAGTTTATGCCAAACCCGAAGGCGAACCACAGGTCGACACCTTTATCACCGGCGTCAGTCAGGACACGTGGATCTTTTTCCCCTGGGACATGGCCCTACAGTATGTCGAACCCTACAGAGGCAAAGACTAA
- a CDS encoding aminotransferase, translated as MIISRTAATFPPPVMEARRWLDGITHPDDRPLINVSQAAPVDPPPQELRQAMADAALNNDDAHLYGPVLGLPELRSELARQTASHYAGKISAAQTCITAGCNQAFAAAIATLCTDGDEVILPTPWYFNHKMWLDMSGVRSVALPAGADMLPDPAQAAALITDKTRAIALVTPNNPTGVEYPADLLQAFFDLARQHGIALIVDETYRDFDSRSGPPHALFQDPDWQDTLIHLYSFSKAYRLTGHRVGAMIASEERLSEVEKFLDTVAICPGQMGQHAALWGMQNLKQWLAGEREEILARRAAITENLPKLTAKGWRLLGLGGYFAYMHHPFAQSSAQLAPALVKSASVLCLPGTMFYPEGTRDGDTQLRIAFANLDAAGISVLFDRLAALQAP; from the coding sequence ATGATCATATCCCGTACCGCCGCCACATTCCCGCCCCCCGTCATGGAAGCCCGCCGCTGGCTTGACGGCATCACGCATCCAGACGACCGCCCGCTGATAAACGTGTCCCAAGCCGCCCCTGTTGACCCCCCCCCGCAAGAATTGCGGCAGGCGATGGCGGATGCGGCGCTGAACAATGACGACGCACACCTTTACGGGCCGGTTCTGGGCCTGCCCGAACTGCGCAGCGAACTCGCCCGCCAGACCGCCAGCCATTACGCGGGCAAGATCTCTGCCGCGCAGACCTGCATCACCGCGGGCTGCAATCAGGCCTTTGCCGCGGCCATTGCAACTCTTTGTACCGATGGCGACGAAGTCATTCTGCCCACCCCTTGGTACTTCAACCATAAGATGTGGCTCGATATGTCAGGTGTGCGCAGCGTCGCCCTGCCCGCCGGTGCCGATATGCTGCCCGACCCCGCGCAGGCGGCCGCGCTGATCACCGACAAAACCCGCGCCATTGCGCTTGTCACACCGAATAATCCCACCGGCGTGGAATATCCCGCCGATCTGTTGCAAGCCTTCTTTGATCTGGCCCGCCAACACGGCATCGCACTGATCGTTGACGAAACCTACCGCGATTTCGACAGCCGCTCCGGTCCACCGCATGCCCTGTTTCAAGACCCCGACTGGCAAGACACGCTGATCCACCTCTATTCTTTCTCCAAGGCGTATCGCCTGACGGGACACCGCGTCGGTGCGATGATCGCCAGTGAAGAGCGCCTGTCCGAAGTCGAAAAATTCCTCGACACCGTCGCCATTTGCCCCGGTCAGATGGGCCAGCATGCCGCGCTCTGGGGCATGCAAAACTTGAAACAATGGCTGGCCGGCGAACGCGAGGAAATCCTCGCGCGTCGCGCCGCAATCACCGAAAATCTGCCCAAGCTCACCGCAAAAGGATGGCGGCTTCTCGGCCTTGGTGGCTATTTTGCATATATGCACCACCCTTTCGCCCAGTCCTCGGCCCAACTTGCGCCGGCATTGGTGAAATCAGCTTCGGTCCTCTGTCTGCCCGGCACCATGTTCTATCCCGAAGGTACGCGCGACGGGGACACTCAATTGCGCATCGCCTTTGCCAACCTCGACGCGGCCGGCATCAGCGTTCTGTTCGACCGGCTCGCAGCACTGCAAGCCCCGTAG
- a CDS encoding peptidyl-prolyl cis-trans isomerase — protein sequence MAQRSGIGKIAMWILLGLLFIGLGGFGAANLSGNIRSIGTVGSKSIPVDSYARQLQNEMQAISQQTGQPLPFARAQEIGLDRAVLQRLVRNRALDHENSELGLSIGDEALREEILQISSFQGVNGEFDREGYRFALQQGGVSEAEFETSLREEAARTLLQGAVLGGVKMPAAYAETLVNYVGEQRDFTWSLLDEDSLDAPLPVPTDAELRSYYEENTDKFMLPDTKMITYALLTPDAMIDEVEVPEEELRAEYDARADVYNQPERRLIERLVFADQESADQAAAALEVGGTQFRNLVEERGLTLADIDLGDVSRLELDAAGEAVFNAAVGEIVGPEASPLGPALFRVNGILPAQATSFEDARAELQQELALARAVRAVEVRAQDIDDQLAGGATLEQLADETKMELGSIAWHPEASDDIAAYTDFREAARELNSGDFPKIQQLEDGSIFAMRLDEELPARVNPFEDALQDVRAALRADRIVTALSTQAEALVPTLGGAVGFEAAGLDALIETGQRRNAFITNTPNGFMSTVFEMEIGEIRVLPGDESVVIVRLDAINPAADEAENIALLSQLRAQMDQALAQDLFTIYADDVVRRAEPQVDQRALQAVHVNFP from the coding sequence ATGGCACAACGCAGCGGCATCGGCAAAATCGCCATGTGGATCCTTTTGGGTCTGTTGTTTATCGGCTTGGGCGGCTTTGGCGCGGCCAACCTCAGCGGGAATATACGCAGCATCGGCACGGTGGGCAGCAAATCCATCCCCGTCGACAGCTATGCCCGCCAGTTGCAAAACGAAATGCAGGCCATTTCCCAGCAAACCGGTCAGCCCCTGCCCTTCGCCCGCGCACAGGAAATCGGTCTTGACCGCGCCGTGCTGCAACGTCTTGTGCGCAACCGCGCGCTGGATCACGAAAACAGCGAACTGGGCCTTTCCATCGGCGATGAAGCCCTGCGTGAAGAAATCCTTCAAATCAGCTCTTTTCAGGGCGTGAACGGCGAATTCGACCGCGAAGGGTACCGTTTTGCCCTGCAACAGGGCGGTGTGTCCGAAGCCGAATTCGAAACCTCCCTACGCGAGGAAGCCGCGCGCACCCTGCTGCAAGGCGCGGTTCTGGGCGGTGTCAAAATGCCTGCCGCCTACGCCGAGACCCTTGTGAACTATGTCGGCGAACAGCGCGATTTCACATGGAGCCTTTTGGACGAAGACAGCCTAGATGCCCCGCTGCCCGTCCCGACGGATGCAGAGCTGCGCAGCTATTACGAAGAGAACACTGATAAATTCATGCTGCCTGACACCAAGATGATCACCTATGCCCTGCTGACGCCGGATGCGATGATCGACGAGGTCGAAGTGCCCGAAGAAGAACTGCGCGCCGAATACGATGCACGCGCAGATGTCTATAACCAACCGGAACGCCGCCTGATCGAACGTTTGGTCTTTGCAGATCAGGAAAGCGCCGATCAGGCCGCGGCAGCCCTTGAAGTGGGCGGCACGCAGTTTCGCAATCTGGTCGAAGAACGCGGGCTGACACTGGCCGATATCGACCTTGGCGATGTCAGCCGCCTTGAGCTGGACGCTGCAGGCGAAGCCGTCTTTAACGCCGCCGTCGGCGAGATCGTCGGCCCCGAGGCCAGCCCGCTTGGCCCTGCCCTGTTTCGCGTGAACGGTATTTTGCCCGCGCAGGCCACCAGTTTTGAAGACGCCCGCGCGGAGCTGCAGCAAGAACTGGCGCTGGCGCGCGCGGTGCGTGCGGTAGAAGTGCGTGCGCAAGACATCGACGACCAGCTTGCCGGTGGTGCCACGCTTGAGCAGCTGGCAGATGAAACCAAGATGGAGCTGGGCAGCATTGCATGGCACCCCGAGGCCAGCGACGATATCGCCGCCTACACCGATTTCCGCGAAGCAGCGCGGGAGCTTAACAGCGGCGATTTCCCAAAAATCCAGCAACTCGAGGATGGCAGCATCTTTGCCATGCGACTTGATGAAGAGCTGCCCGCGCGGGTCAACCCGTTCGAGGATGCGCTGCAAGACGTCCGTGCCGCTCTGCGGGCAGACCGGATCGTGACAGCGCTCAGCACGCAGGCCGAAGCGCTTGTGCCCACCCTCGGCGGCGCGGTCGGCTTTGAAGCGGCAGGCCTTGACGCGCTGATCGAGACCGGCCAGCGGCGCAACGCGTTCATCACCAACACGCCTAACGGCTTTATGAGTACTGTTTTCGAGATGGAAATCGGCGAAATCCGGGTCCTGCCCGGTGACGAATCTGTGGTGATTGTCCGTCTGGATGCCATCAATCCAGCCGCCGACGAAGCCGAGAACATCGCGCTTCTCAGCCAGCTTCGCGCGCAGATGGATCAGGCGTTGGCCCAGGACCTGTTCACGATTTATGCAGATGACGTGGTGCGCCGCGCCGAACCCCAAGTGGACCAGCGCGCCTTGCAAGCTGTCCACGTTAACTTTCCGTAA
- the trpE gene encoding anthranilate synthase component I, protein MALTPGFDAFAAGHAAGRNQIVYTRLAADLDTPVSLMIKLTGAAENAFVLESVTGGEVRGRYSIIGMKPDLIWRCRGETSAINRAARYDADAFEDAAGNPLDVLRDLIAESKIDLPEDLPQAAAGLFGYLGYDMIRLVEHLPDVNPDPLGLPDAMMLRPSVIAVLDGVKGEVTIVSPAWVSDGQSARAAYAQAAERVMDAVRDLERAMPGASRNLGEAVEAGEPVSNFTREGYKSAVEKAREYIVAGDIFQVVPSQRWAQGFAHPPFSLYRSLRRTNPSPFMFYFNFGGFHVVGASPEILVRVFGNEVTIRPIAGTRPRGATPEEDRDLEADLLADEKELAEHLMLLDLGRNDVGRVAKIGTVRPTEEFIVERYSHVMHIVSNVVGELKDGCDALDAFFAGMPAGTVSGAPKVRAMEIIDELEPEKRGVYGGGVGYFSAGGDMDMCIALRTAVIKDETLYIQAGGGVVYDSDAEAEFMETIHKSGAIRRAAADATRFDGTGRN, encoded by the coding sequence ATGGCTTTGACCCCCGGTTTTGACGCCTTCGCGGCGGGCCACGCTGCAGGCCGCAACCAGATTGTCTATACCCGTCTGGCGGCTGATCTGGACACGCCGGTTTCCCTGATGATCAAGCTGACGGGTGCTGCCGAAAACGCCTTTGTGCTGGAATCAGTGACCGGTGGCGAAGTGCGCGGACGCTATTCCATCATCGGCATGAAACCCGATCTGATCTGGCGCTGTCGCGGTGAAACATCGGCCATCAACCGCGCCGCGCGGTATGACGCGGATGCCTTTGAGGATGCAGCAGGCAATCCGCTGGACGTGCTGCGCGACCTGATCGCCGAATCCAAAATCGACCTGCCCGAAGATCTGCCGCAAGCGGCCGCAGGCCTGTTCGGCTATCTTGGGTATGACATGATCCGGTTGGTGGAGCATCTGCCGGACGTGAACCCCGATCCACTGGGCCTGCCTGATGCCATGATGCTGCGCCCCTCAGTGATTGCCGTTCTGGATGGTGTCAAAGGTGAGGTCACGATTGTATCGCCTGCTTGGGTGTCGGATGGCCAATCCGCCCGCGCCGCTTATGCACAAGCCGCAGAACGTGTGATGGATGCGGTGCGCGATCTGGAACGTGCCATGCCCGGTGCCAGCCGCAATCTGGGCGAAGCTGTGGAAGCTGGCGAACCCGTGAGCAACTTTACCCGTGAAGGATACAAATCCGCTGTCGAAAAAGCGCGCGAGTATATCGTTGCCGGTGACATTTTTCAGGTGGTGCCAAGCCAACGCTGGGCGCAGGGTTTCGCTCATCCGCCTTTCTCGCTGTATCGCAGTTTACGGCGGACGAACCCCTCGCCCTTTATGTTCTATTTCAACTTCGGCGGCTTTCATGTGGTCGGGGCCAGCCCCGAAATCCTTGTGCGCGTGTTTGGCAACGAAGTAACCATTCGCCCCATCGCCGGCACCCGCCCGCGCGGTGCCACACCGGAAGAAGACCGCGATCTGGAAGCGGACCTGCTGGCGGATGAAAAAGAACTGGCCGAACATCTGATGCTGCTCGATCTGGGTCGCAACGACGTGGGGCGCGTTGCCAAGATCGGCACCGTACGCCCGACCGAAGAATTCATCGTCGAACGCTATTCCCACGTGATGCACATCGTTTCCAACGTAGTGGGCGAATTGAAAGACGGCTGTGATGCGCTGGATGCGTTTTTCGCGGGCATGCCGGCGGGGACAGTATCTGGTGCCCCTAAAGTGCGCGCGATGGAAATCATCGACGAGTTGGAACCGGAAAAGCGCGGCGTCTATGGCGGCGGTGTCGGCTATTTCAGCGCCGGTGGCGACATGGACATGTGCATTGCCCTGCGCACCGCTGTGATCAAGGACGAAACCCTTTATATTCAGGCCGGTGGCGGTGTAGTCTATGACAGTGACGCCGAAGCTGAATTTATGGAAACCATCCATAAATCCGGCGCGATCCGGCGCGCGGCGGCCGATGCAACCCGCTTTGACGGCACAGGACGGAACTAG
- a CDS encoding succinylglutamate desuccinylase/aspartoacylase family protein has product MPNAPFEIAGVTIDAGTAQTVTLPVSILPDHTPVGLHVQVHHGKRAGPTICVTAAVHGDEVIGVEIVRRLLRAPQLAALRGTLLAVPVVNSFGFLSRSRYLPDRRDLNRCFPGHPSGSLGSRLAHIFLNEVVQRCDFGIDLHSAAIHRTNLPQVRISPNDPFTHQMAIDFGAPVVLTSPLRDGSLRAVAAKHGTPILLYEAGEGLRFDEMAVRAGVAGILRVMRAKGMLPAKGIAKAKVAPYICGASTWLRAPAGGLLRTFRAEGETVAKGDVLATVSDPFGTVETDLVAPSPGILIGRAILPVVNEGDAVFHLAQLSPKASEDTVDDLSTQLETDPLFDEDEII; this is encoded by the coding sequence ATGCCGAACGCCCCTTTCGAGATTGCCGGCGTTACGATTGACGCGGGCACCGCGCAGACTGTCACCTTGCCTGTGTCGATCCTGCCTGATCACACGCCAGTAGGTCTGCATGTGCAGGTTCACCACGGTAAACGCGCAGGGCCCACCATCTGCGTCACCGCCGCGGTCCACGGGGACGAGGTCATCGGCGTAGAAATCGTGCGCCGCCTGCTGCGCGCCCCGCAACTGGCGGCGCTGCGGGGCACGCTGCTCGCCGTGCCGGTGGTCAATTCTTTCGGGTTCCTGTCACGCTCGCGGTACCTGCCCGACCGGCGCGACCTGAACCGCTGTTTTCCGGGCCATCCATCGGGGTCACTGGGATCCCGTCTGGCACATATATTCCTGAACGAGGTCGTGCAGCGCTGTGATTTCGGCATCGATCTACATTCCGCCGCGATCCACCGCACCAACCTGCCACAGGTGCGCATTTCGCCAAACGATCCCTTTACCCACCAGATGGCAATTGATTTTGGCGCCCCTGTGGTTCTGACCTCGCCGCTGCGCGACGGGTCTTTGCGGGCGGTGGCGGCAAAACACGGCACGCCAATCCTGCTTTATGAAGCTGGTGAAGGCCTGCGTTTTGACGAGATGGCCGTGCGGGCCGGTGTTGCGGGGATTCTGCGGGTCATGCGCGCCAAGGGCATGTTGCCGGCAAAGGGCATCGCGAAAGCCAAAGTGGCGCCCTATATCTGTGGTGCCTCGACTTGGTTGCGCGCCCCTGCCGGTGGTTTGCTGCGCACTTTCCGCGCCGAAGGTGAAACCGTGGCCAAAGGCGATGTGCTGGCGACCGTGTCAGACCCTTTCGGCACCGTGGAAACCGATCTGGTCGCGCCCAGCCCGGGCATCCTGATTGGCCGCGCCATCCTGCCGGTGGTGAACGAAGGCGATGCGGTGTTCCATCTGGCGCAACTCAGCCCGAAAGCATCCGAGGACACCGTGGACGATCTGTCCACGCAGCTGGAAACCGATCCGCTGTTCGACGAAGACGAGATCATCTGA
- a CDS encoding divergent polysaccharide deacetylase family protein, translating to MAQGFLGGALLGGVVSLGAAGVASVIAPLNVPVQTASPQISDTAPDAGVTPEAVAAIAREQGVSTPTAVTQDKPIGGQSAPRTTAPEADSLTDLSVTSAPAAKAPVTGDATELAAPADIAQAGGVDLSQEDPVLPNPQALAPMMPEGSDAVAIDTTPAARPVPKVTEIAPVSEEMADEIVADALAKAMNPDSQEDAGQSGAQEATDQADVDVAGADVSEAETPVEGADETDVTEEAAAPETEAPEAEATPEIVQTEIAPVDPPAAVVPEGRDTEENEADTSQVAMLAPSARPQIGTPAISLTDRDNGVVVNRLGNSGAGTAIDKIEKVTIITDGPSGGDLRPITQYAQPFANAENKPLMSIILIDDGSNPTSGAPGIAALRSFPYTLSFAVDSALPDAAERVALYREEGFEVLAMVDLPQGALASDVETTLGVTLSQMREVVGVLEGTREGVQSTREVADQVTAILAQSGHGLVTQDKGLNTMPKLARKDGVPADPVFRDFDSAGQTATVIRRFLDQAAFKAGQEGAVVMLGRLRPDTISALLLWGLQDRAGKVALAPISAVLTREDR from the coding sequence ATGGCACAGGGATTTCTGGGTGGTGCGCTTTTGGGCGGGGTTGTCAGCCTTGGTGCGGCAGGTGTGGCATCGGTGATTGCACCACTGAACGTGCCGGTGCAGACGGCGTCGCCACAGATCAGTGACACTGCGCCCGATGCCGGTGTAACACCCGAAGCAGTTGCCGCCATCGCGCGTGAACAAGGTGTAAGCACGCCCACCGCTGTGACGCAGGACAAACCGATAGGCGGGCAAAGCGCGCCCCGCACAACAGCGCCTGAAGCAGATTCGTTGACTGATCTTAGTGTGACGAGCGCACCTGCGGCCAAGGCACCTGTGACCGGCGATGCCACCGAACTCGCAGCACCTGCCGATATTGCGCAGGCCGGTGGCGTTGACCTGTCACAGGAAGATCCGGTTTTACCCAATCCGCAAGCTCTGGCCCCGATGATGCCGGAAGGGTCGGACGCTGTTGCCATCGACACAACGCCTGCGGCGCGGCCGGTGCCAAAGGTCACGGAAATCGCCCCCGTTTCGGAAGAAATGGCAGATGAGATCGTGGCGGATGCGCTGGCCAAGGCAATGAACCCTGACTCGCAAGAGGACGCGGGCCAAAGCGGGGCGCAAGAGGCCACCGATCAAGCGGATGTCGATGTGGCTGGTGCGGATGTGTCCGAAGCGGAGACGCCTGTAGAGGGTGCCGATGAAACGGATGTAACCGAAGAGGCCGCAGCACCTGAAACTGAAGCCCCGGAGGCCGAAGCCACGCCTGAAATCGTGCAGACCGAGATTGCACCCGTCGATCCGCCCGCCGCAGTTGTGCCGGAAGGGCGCGACACCGAAGAAAACGAGGCTGACACCTCGCAGGTTGCGATGTTGGCACCATCGGCACGTCCGCAAATCGGAACTCCGGCGATTTCCCTGACCGACCGCGACAACGGTGTCGTCGTTAATCGTCTGGGCAACTCCGGCGCTGGAACGGCGATCGACAAGATTGAAAAGGTCACGATCATTACCGACGGCCCGTCGGGGGGCGATCTGCGCCCGATTACGCAATACGCACAGCCCTTTGCAAACGCCGAAAACAAGCCGCTGATGAGCATCATATTGATTGATGACGGCAGCAATCCGACCTCGGGCGCACCGGGCATCGCTGCTTTGCGCAGCTTTCCCTACACATTAAGCTTTGCGGTCGACAGCGCCTTGCCGGATGCGGCCGAACGGGTCGCCCTGTACCGTGAAGAAGGATTCGAGGTTCTGGCGATGGTCGATCTGCCACAGGGGGCGCTGGCCTCTGATGTGGAAACCACGTTGGGCGTGACCCTGTCGCAAATGCGTGAAGTTGTCGGGGTGCTTGAGGGGACGCGTGAGGGGGTGCAGTCCACCCGCGAAGTGGCGGATCAGGTCACAGCGATCCTTGCGCAATCGGGGCACGGGTTGGTGACGCAGGACAAAGGGTTGAACACAATGCCCAAGCTGGCGCGCAAAGATGGCGTGCCTGCTGATCCGGTGTTTCGCGATTTTGACAGTGCGGGACAAACGGCCACGGTTATCCGGCGTTTTCTGGATCAGGCGGCGTTCAAAGCCGGACAGGAAGGCGCGGTGGTCATGCTAGGACGTCTGCGCCCGGACACGATTTCGGCGCTGTTGCTCTGGGGTTTGCAGGACCGCGCGGGCAAGGTGGCTTTGGCCCCGATTTCGGCTGTATTGACCCGCGAGGACAGATAG
- a CDS encoding anthranilate synthase component II, with amino-acid sequence MLLLIDNYDSFTYNLVHYLGSLGADVQVHRNDKLSTADALAMRPAGILLSPGPCDPDQAGICLELTKAAAENRIPLMGVCLGHQTLGQAFGGKVVRADDIVHGKMGRMHHDGTGLFAGLPTPFEATRYHSLVVDPDTLPDALRVTAELEDGTIMGLQHRELPMHGVQFHPESIRSEHGHALLQNFLNTMQVPA; translated from the coding sequence TTGTTGCTGCTCATCGATAACTACGACAGCTTTACGTATAACCTTGTACACTATCTGGGGTCTTTGGGCGCGGATGTGCAAGTGCACCGTAATGATAAGCTAAGCACCGCCGATGCGCTGGCGATGCGCCCTGCCGGTATCCTGCTGTCCCCCGGCCCCTGTGACCCTGATCAGGCCGGCATTTGTCTTGAACTGACCAAAGCCGCTGCTGAAAACCGCATTCCGCTGATGGGCGTTTGTCTGGGACATCAGACATTGGGTCAGGCCTTTGGCGGCAAGGTCGTGCGCGCGGATGACATTGTGCACGGCAAGATGGGCCGGATGCACCACGATGGCACCGGATTGTTTGCGGGGCTGCCCACCCCCTTTGAGGCGACGCGCTATCATTCGCTGGTGGTCGATCCCGACACCCTGCCCGACGCGCTGCGCGTCACGGCGGAACTTGAGGACGGCACCATCATGGGGCTGCAACACCGCGAACTGCCGATGCACGGCGTGCAGTTCCACCCCGAATCGATCCGCTCCGAGCATGGCCACGCGCTGTTGCAAAACTTTCTGAATACGATGCAGGTACCCGCATGA